The following coding sequences are from one Virgibacillus necropolis window:
- a CDS encoding catalase — protein sequence MSNEKKRLTTASGAPVGDNQNSITAGSRGPVLIQDVHLLEKLAHFNRERVPERVVHAKGAGAHGYFEVTNDLSKYTKAHFLSEVGKRTPMFARFSTVAGELGSAETVRDPRGFALKFYTEEGNYDLVGNNTPIFFIQDAIKFPDFIHTQKRNPKTNLKDPNMTWDFWSLSPESLHQVTYLHGDRGIPATLRHMNGYGSHTFKWVNDQGEPSWVKYHFIAEQGVKALEESVATEIAGDNPDYHTEDLFNSIDSGDFPAWKVYVQIMPFEDAKSYKWDPFDVTKTWSKNDYPRIELGRMVLNRNPENYFAEVEQAAFSPGNFVPGIEASPDKMLQGRLFGYSDAHRYRIGANHQQLPINRPINEAKSYQRDGQMRVDNNGGGSVNYEPNSFDGPREDTPSKINPFEVYGEADSVVYENDDHFTQAGDLYRLMSPDEKDRLIQAVVNHMEPVERDDIKLRQIEHFYKADPDYGARVAAGLGLSVPEEVK from the coding sequence ATGAGTAATGAAAAAAAGAGATTAACAACCGCATCAGGTGCTCCAGTGGGAGACAATCAAAATTCAATCACGGCCGGTTCTAGAGGTCCAGTATTAATTCAGGATGTACACCTTTTAGAAAAACTAGCACATTTTAACCGCGAACGCGTTCCAGAGCGTGTTGTTCATGCAAAGGGTGCGGGTGCTCATGGCTATTTCGAAGTAACTAATGATCTATCAAAATACACAAAAGCTCACTTTCTAAGTGAAGTTGGCAAGCGTACACCAATGTTTGCACGTTTTTCTACAGTTGCAGGTGAATTAGGTTCTGCTGAAACTGTTCGAGATCCACGTGGATTTGCATTAAAATTTTATACAGAAGAAGGAAACTATGATTTAGTAGGAAACAATACACCTATTTTCTTCATTCAAGACGCAATTAAGTTTCCTGATTTTATTCATACACAAAAACGTAATCCAAAAACAAACTTAAAAGACCCTAACATGACTTGGGATTTCTGGTCATTATCCCCTGAATCACTTCACCAAGTAACTTATTTACATGGCGATCGTGGTATCCCAGCTACATTACGACACATGAATGGATATGGTAGCCATACATTCAAATGGGTAAATGACCAAGGAGAGCCGTCCTGGGTGAAATATCACTTTATAGCTGAACAGGGCGTTAAAGCACTAGAAGAAAGTGTTGCGACAGAAATTGCTGGGGACAACCCAGACTATCATACGGAAGATCTATTCAATTCAATTGATAGTGGAGACTTCCCTGCATGGAAGGTATACGTTCAAATTATGCCTTTTGAAGATGCAAAATCTTATAAATGGGATCCGTTTGATGTTACAAAAACGTGGTCCAAAAATGATTACCCACGTATTGAACTTGGTCGTATGGTCCTAAATCGTAATCCTGAGAATTATTTTGCTGAGGTTGAACAAGCAGCATTTTCTCCTGGAAACTTTGTACCAGGTATTGAGGCATCACCAGATAAAATGCTACAGGGTCGTCTGTTTGGATATTCTGATGCACATCGATATCGTATCGGGGCAAATCATCAACAGTTGCCGATTAACCGCCCAATAAACGAAGCGAAAAGTTATCAACGTGATGGACAAATGCGTGTAGATAATAATGGCGGAGGGTCAGTAAACTATGAACCTAACAGTTTTGATGGACCAAGAGAAGATACACCATCAAAAATTAATCCATTTGAAGTATACGGAGAAGCTGATAGCGTAGTTTACGAAAATGATGATCATTTCACTCAAGCTGGTGATCTATACAGATTAATGAGCCCAGACGAAAAGGATCGTCTTATTCAAGCGGTTGTAAATCACATGGAACCAGTTGAAAGAGATGATATCAAACTTCGTCAAATTGAGCATTTTTATAAAGCGGACCCTGATTACGGCGCACGCGTTGCAGCAGGATTGGGATTATCTGTTCCAGAAGAAGTAAAATAA
- the thiL gene encoding thiamine-phosphate kinase has product MDEFSFIQSIKQDTYRQPSLLKGVGDDAAVFRQSSEDVVIAVDTFVEHVHFSKETMKPFHIGHRVLAANISDIAAMGGRPAFYLVSIVIPKHSTTIERNELFAGMRSLSDRYKMDLIGGDTVSGQEMSISVTVIGYVPQKKARYRSDAREDDIVFVTGTLGDSQAGFHILNNPGKYSDAFYYIDKHRMPIPQVEFAQQLEVIDRVALNDISDGIGNEASEIAEASNVSLYLYEEKLPTSESYKQFPLELQEKWKLFGGEDFELVGTVSKDNWDLVQDTAKEIGIHVTEIGYVSHYRNNHVYLHKDNQLVPLKKDGYNHFK; this is encoded by the coding sequence GTGGATGAATTTTCTTTTATTCAATCAATTAAACAAGATACATATAGGCAACCGTCTTTATTAAAAGGTGTTGGTGATGATGCAGCTGTTTTTCGTCAATCATCTGAGGATGTTGTTATTGCTGTTGATACATTCGTTGAACATGTACACTTTTCAAAAGAAACGATGAAACCCTTTCATATTGGCCATCGCGTGTTAGCTGCTAATATTAGTGATATTGCTGCAATGGGAGGCAGACCAGCTTTTTATCTTGTTTCAATTGTTATACCTAAGCATTCTACTACAATAGAAAGAAATGAATTATTTGCAGGTATGCGGTCACTGTCAGATAGATATAAAATGGATCTAATTGGTGGTGATACAGTTAGTGGTCAAGAAATGTCAATTTCTGTTACTGTAATAGGTTATGTACCACAAAAAAAGGCAAGATATCGTAGTGATGCAAGGGAAGACGATATTGTTTTTGTCACTGGCACGCTAGGTGATTCACAGGCTGGCTTCCACATTTTAAATAACCCGGGTAAGTATAGTGATGCGTTTTATTATATTGATAAACATCGTATGCCAATCCCTCAAGTAGAATTTGCACAACAATTGGAAGTAATAGACCGAGTAGCGTTAAACGATATAAGTGATGGAATTGGAAATGAAGCTTCAGAAATTGCAGAGGCTTCAAACGTATCTTTATATCTTTACGAAGAAAAATTACCTACATCCGAATCATATAAGCAATTTCCACTTGAACTCCAAGAAAAGTGGAAACTTTTTGGTGGTGAGGATTTTGAATTGGTCGGAACCGTGTCAAAGGACAACTGGGACTTAGTTCAAGATACTGCAAAAGAGATAGGAATTCATGTGACGGAAATTGGATATGTCAGTCACTATAGAAATAATCATGTCTATTTACATAAAGATAATCAATTAGTCCCATTAAAAAAAGATGGTTATAACCATTTTAAGTAG
- the sigB gene encoding RNA polymerase sigma factor SigB yields MATKSRPHNKGSDEVYQWIEHLKENPDDSEVKEKVVLTYKDLVSSIARKYSKNSGIHEDLVQVGMIGLLAAIRRFDASFGKSFESFAIPTIIGEIKRFIRDKTWSVHVPRRIKELGPKIRKAVDELTIMDQRSPSVREIAEYLEVSEEDILETMEMGKSYKALSVDRKVEADSDGSTVAILDLVGSDENGYDNIDQKMLLEKILPVLTEREQEILRCTYFDNLSQKETGELLDISQMHVSRLQRRALLKLREAIQSESTEVFD; encoded by the coding sequence ATGGCAACCAAATCTCGTCCACACAATAAGGGTAGTGATGAGGTTTACCAATGGATCGAACATCTAAAAGAAAATCCTGATGATAGTGAAGTCAAAGAAAAAGTCGTTTTAACGTATAAAGATCTTGTGTCTTCTATTGCTAGAAAGTATTCAAAAAATAGTGGCATACATGAAGATCTTGTGCAGGTTGGAATGATTGGTTTATTGGCTGCTATTCGAAGGTTTGATGCGAGTTTTGGTAAATCATTTGAGTCTTTTGCAATTCCAACTATAATTGGTGAAATTAAGCGATTTATCCGTGATAAAACATGGAGTGTCCATGTTCCGCGTCGAATAAAGGAACTTGGACCGAAAATAAGAAAAGCTGTAGATGAATTAACAATTATGGATCAACGGTCTCCCTCTGTACGTGAAATTGCCGAGTACTTAGAGGTATCTGAAGAAGACATTTTAGAAACCATGGAAATGGGCAAGAGCTATAAAGCATTGTCTGTTGATCGAAAAGTGGAAGCGGACTCAGATGGAAGCACTGTAGCGATTTTGGATTTAGTGGGAAGTGACGAAAATGGCTATGATAATATAGATCAGAAAATGTTGCTTGAGAAAATTTTACCGGTTCTTACTGAAAGGGAACAAGAAATTTTGCGTTGTACGTATTTTGATAACTTAAGTCAAAAGGAAACAGGTGAACTGCTGGATATTTCTCAAATGCATGTTTCAAGGTTACAACGACGTGCACTACTTAAACTTCGCGAAGCTATTCAGTCCGAAAGTACGGAGGTTTTTGATTGA
- a CDS encoding Tex family protein has product MSVEIDQDIIKWVAKETTVKSNVVNTVIGLMEEGNTVPFIARYRKEITGGLDEVQIKSVQDKWQYAVNLASRKEEVIRLIDEQGKLTDELEKEIADATQLQRVEDLYRPYKQKRRTKATIAKEKGLEPFAELIWNQGQIDLEGEAQKYLSEEHEIHTVEDVLAGANDIIAEWISDDPEYRDFIRGETFKKGTIESAVKDREKDEKGVYEMYYEYNEAIRTLAAHRTLALNRGEKDDVLRVSIEPPTERVLNYLQKKTIKSASQHDLVVFLQQVIEDSYKRLIQPSIAREIRNSLTEKAEQQAIKIFSENLKNLLLQPPLKGKTVLGVDPAFRTGCKLAVVDETGKVHKVNVMYPTAPKNDFAGSEKIVLEYVKKYDVELIAIGNGTASRETEQFIADVIQNNKLDVPYIIVNEAGASVYSASALAREEFPDLQVEERSAASIARRVQDPLAELVKIDPKSIGVGQYQHDVSQKELNESLSFVVETAVNQVGVNVNTASSSLLQHVSGLSKTVANNVVNKRNEEGKFTKRTQLKKIPRLGAKTYEQSIGFLRIFDGEHPLDRTPIHPESYPQTKKLLEMLGCKITDLGRSELQDKLRDVNKKEVAEKLDIGELTLEDIMQALIRPERDPRDDFPQPILKQNVLKMEDLQPGMEMQGTVRNVVDFGVFVDIGVKQDGLVHISKMANKFVKHPMDIASVGDVVTVWVDNFDANKGRIALSMVEKG; this is encoded by the coding sequence ATGTCAGTAGAAATTGATCAGGATATTATAAAATGGGTTGCAAAAGAGACAACAGTTAAATCAAATGTAGTAAACACAGTGATTGGATTAATGGAAGAAGGAAATACCGTTCCATTTATTGCACGGTATCGAAAGGAAATAACAGGTGGTCTAGATGAAGTACAGATAAAGTCAGTACAAGATAAATGGCAGTATGCTGTCAACTTAGCAAGTCGAAAAGAGGAAGTAATTCGACTCATTGATGAACAAGGAAAACTAACAGATGAGTTAGAAAAGGAAATTGCAGATGCTACACAACTGCAGCGAGTGGAAGACTTATATCGACCGTATAAACAAAAACGTCGAACCAAGGCAACGATAGCAAAAGAAAAAGGCCTTGAACCATTTGCTGAATTAATATGGAACCAGGGTCAGATTGATTTAGAAGGGGAAGCACAAAAGTATCTTTCAGAAGAACACGAAATACATACAGTTGAAGATGTTCTAGCGGGTGCTAATGATATTATTGCAGAGTGGATATCGGATGATCCAGAATACCGTGACTTTATCAGGGGAGAAACGTTTAAAAAAGGCACCATCGAATCAGCGGTAAAAGATCGCGAGAAAGATGAAAAAGGCGTCTATGAAATGTACTATGAATATAATGAAGCAATTCGTACATTGGCGGCCCATCGAACGTTAGCATTAAATCGTGGGGAAAAAGATGATGTATTAAGAGTTTCCATTGAACCGCCAACAGAACGCGTTTTAAACTATTTGCAAAAGAAAACTATAAAGTCTGCGAGCCAACACGATCTTGTAGTATTTTTACAGCAGGTAATTGAAGATAGTTACAAACGGTTAATCCAACCATCAATAGCACGGGAAATACGTAATTCACTTACAGAAAAAGCCGAACAACAAGCGATTAAGATTTTTTCTGAAAACCTGAAAAACCTGTTATTACAGCCCCCTTTAAAAGGGAAGACAGTACTTGGAGTTGATCCAGCCTTCCGTACAGGTTGTAAGCTGGCAGTTGTTGATGAAACAGGGAAAGTACATAAAGTCAATGTTATGTATCCAACAGCACCAAAAAATGATTTTGCAGGATCAGAGAAAATTGTATTAGAGTATGTGAAGAAATACGATGTAGAGTTAATTGCGATTGGTAATGGAACAGCATCGCGGGAAACAGAACAGTTTATCGCTGATGTGATTCAAAACAATAAATTGGATGTTCCGTACATCATCGTAAATGAGGCCGGAGCAAGTGTCTATTCTGCCTCTGCATTAGCACGTGAAGAATTTCCTGACTTACAGGTTGAAGAAAGAAGTGCTGCTTCCATCGCAAGACGTGTTCAGGATCCACTGGCTGAGCTTGTAAAAATAGACCCAAAATCAATTGGAGTTGGACAATATCAGCATGACGTTAGCCAAAAAGAGCTGAATGAATCGTTATCTTTCGTAGTAGAAACAGCTGTAAACCAGGTTGGCGTTAATGTGAACACTGCTTCATCCAGTTTATTGCAGCATGTTTCCGGGCTAAGCAAAACAGTTGCGAATAACGTTGTGAACAAACGAAACGAGGAAGGCAAGTTTACTAAACGGACGCAACTGAAAAAAATCCCGCGTTTAGGTGCAAAAACATACGAGCAAAGTATAGGGTTTTTACGAATCTTTGATGGGGAGCATCCGTTAGATCGAACACCTATTCATCCTGAAAGCTACCCGCAAACAAAAAAACTCTTGGAAATGCTAGGGTGTAAAATAACTGACTTAGGTAGAAGTGAATTGCAGGATAAGCTTCGTGATGTTAACAAGAAAGAAGTCGCAGAAAAACTTGATATCGGAGAATTAACGTTAGAAGACATCATGCAAGCGTTAATTCGTCCTGAACGGGACCCGCGTGATGACTTTCCGCAACCGATATTAAAGCAAAATGTATTAAAAATGGAAGATTTGCAACCAGGAATGGAAATGCAGGGAACAGTAAGGAATGTAGTGGACTTCGGTGTCTTTGTTGATATTGGGGTGAAACAGGATGGACTGGTCCATATATCAAAAATGGCCAACAAATTTGTTAAGCATCCAATGGATATTGCTTCAGTAGGAGATGTGGTAACAGTTTGGGTGGACAACTTTGATGCGAATAAAGGTAGGATTGCATTATCGATGGTTGAAAAAGGTTAA
- a CDS encoding protein phosphatase 2C domain-containing protein, with amino-acid sequence MSIEGSKVEVSVYQKAKKGNYYCGDSYFYTETENEFVCALADGLGSGEFARESSQIVVEIIKNNIHAPIEQIIKECNQKLSGKRGAVLGILKLDFGRKRYSFSSIGNIGVITIPEGGKKKRNIPNAGYLAGQHRKFKVENDNLDRVMNFIMFSDGVSDTELAQRYFLNGKVNEIIATYEYRKGQSKVDDTTLIAIRYSG; translated from the coding sequence TTGAGTATAGAAGGAAGTAAAGTTGAAGTTTCCGTCTATCAAAAGGCGAAAAAAGGGAACTATTATTGTGGAGATAGTTACTTTTACACTGAAACTGAAAATGAGTTTGTCTGTGCGCTTGCAGATGGATTAGGTAGTGGCGAATTTGCGAGGGAATCATCGCAAATAGTCGTCGAAATCATTAAGAATAATATTCATGCACCGATTGAACAAATTATAAAAGAATGCAATCAAAAGCTTTCAGGAAAACGCGGAGCCGTGCTGGGTATTCTGAAACTCGACTTTGGTAGGAAACGCTATTCATTTTCCTCTATAGGAAATATTGGCGTTATAACAATCCCAGAGGGTGGAAAAAAGAAACGAAATATCCCTAATGCAGGGTATCTTGCTGGGCAACATCGTAAATTTAAGGTAGAAAATGACAACCTCGATCGAGTAATGAACTTTATTATGTTTTCAGATGGAGTTTCCGATACAGAGCTAGCACAACGCTATTTTTTAAATGGAAAAGTTAATGAGATTATTGCAACATATGAGTATAGAAAAGGCCAATCAAAAGTTGATGATACAACATTAATTGCAATCCGTTATTCTGGATAG
- a CDS encoding SprT family protein codes for MNLLNEKELYELVYDISSNYFNKPFKDQVRFNSRLRTTGGRYIPSKRIIELNPKYVLEMDEDEFIGIIKHELCHYHLHIEGKGCKHGDLDFRNLLKKTGSPRHCNPLPSYKKEKRHHYICESCRRVYKRQRRVNVTKYRCGKCGGKLRAQ; via the coding sequence ATGAATCTATTAAATGAAAAAGAATTATATGAGCTTGTATACGATATTTCATCAAACTATTTTAATAAACCATTTAAAGATCAAGTTCGGTTCAATTCAAGATTACGCACAACTGGGGGCAGGTATATTCCTTCTAAAAGGATAATTGAATTAAATCCTAAGTATGTATTGGAGATGGATGAAGATGAGTTTATTGGAATTATTAAACATGAGTTATGTCATTATCATCTTCATATAGAAGGAAAGGGTTGTAAACATGGAGATTTAGACTTTAGAAATTTATTAAAAAAGACAGGCTCACCAAGACATTGCAATCCACTACCTTCATATAAAAAAGAAAAAAGACACCATTACATTTGTGAAAGTTGTAGACGCGTATATAAAAGGCAACGGAGGGTTAACGTTACTAAGTATAGATGTGGGAAGTGTGGTGGGAAGCTAAGGGCTCAATAA